The Branchiostoma lanceolatum isolate klBraLanc5 unplaced genomic scaffold, klBraLanc5.hap2 Scaffold_74, whole genome shotgun sequence genome includes a window with the following:
- the LOC136426136 gene encoding hydroxysteroid dehydrogenase-like protein 2, which yields MVPSALVLGASRGIGRQIALTLAGAGYRVGVAAKTVHDTPKLPGTIYTVSDEITSRGGHALPIPCNVRNPEEIDNAVSTCIQEFGGLDFAVYNAGAILWEKVIDTPLKRFDLMMDVNVRGAYVMIQAVLPHMLERKSGRILLEAPPIYSRFFNGKAPYAVTKVGMTVLVQGLARELENTGVSITALWPATTIESHVTTVKGVPPAFFRKADIVADACLAIAQEPTERLNGKALIDEDYLRSLGVTDFSKYQCLPGTEPPRIMPRRFPSLRVEEEDQVTIPDSKL from the exons ATGGTACCTTCCGCACTTGTCCTGGGCGCGTCTCGGGGAATCGGACGTCAGATCGCCCTGACCCTGGCAGGTGCCGGTTACCGGGTGGGCGTGGCTGCCAAAACCGTCCACGACACGCCGAAACTCCCAGGAACCATCTACACCGTTTCAGACGAGATAACGTCCCGAGGCGGACACGCCCTCCCCATCCCATGTAACGTGCGGAACCCAGAAGAGATAGACAACGCAGTCAGCACATGTatccaggagttcggcggccTTGACTTTGCCGTGTACAACGCCGGTGCGATCTTGTGGGAGAAGGTTATCGACACGCCCCTTAAACGGTTCGACTTGATGATGGACGTGAACGTGAGAGGTGCTTACGTCATGATACAAGCCGTACTGCCGCACATGTTGGAGAGGAAGTCGGGGAGGATACTGTTGGAGGCCCCGCCTATCTACTCCCGCTTTTTCAACGGGAAGGCGCCCTACGCTGTGACCAAAGTTGGGATGACGGTACTGGTGCAGGGGTTGGCGAGGGAGCTCGAAAATACAG GGGTCTCGATAACAGCACTGTGGCCTGCAACGACGATTGAAAGTCACGTGACCACGGTGAAGGGTGTTCCGCCAGCCTTCTTCAGGAAGGCTGACATAGTTGCCGACGCCTGCCTGGCTATTGCTCAGGAACCAACGGAAAG GTTAAACGGCAAGGCTCTAATTGACGAAGATTACCTGCGGAGTTTGGGGGTGACTGACTTCTCTAAGTACCAGTGTCTGCCGGGGACCGAGCCGCCCCGCATCATGCCCCGCCGGTTCCCTTCTCTCCGCGTGGAGGAGGAGGACCAGGTCACCATACCGGACTCCAAACTATAG